From the genome of Haemophilus parainfluenzae, one region includes:
- a CDS encoding zinc ribbon domain-containing protein YjdM: MDQMPACPKCKGKYVYHDSVNFVCPDCGNEWNGNETVEVDEDQLIVKDSNGNLLADGDDVLLIKDLKLKGSSEVLKKGTKFKNIRLVNGDHNVDCGKIMLKSEFLKKA; encoded by the coding sequence ATGGATCAAATGCCAGCTTGCCCAAAATGTAAAGGCAAATATGTTTATCATGATTCTGTAAATTTTGTTTGCCCTGATTGTGGTAATGAGTGGAATGGTAATGAAACAGTTGAAGTCGATGAAGATCAACTAATTGTTAAAGACAGCAACGGTAACTTGTTAGCCGATGGTGATGATGTGCTTTTAATTAAAGATTTAAAATTAAAAGGTTCATCTGAAGTGTTGAAGAAAGGCACAAAATTCAAAAATATCCGTTTAGTTAATGGAGATCACAACGTCGATTGTGGCAAAATCATGTTGAAATCAGAGTTCTTGAAAAAAGCTTAA
- a CDS encoding YtfJ family protein: protein MKKIMLLSTVMGSLISINAFAHNIQPNQLLANVTVSDKGEITLNGNDVAYKSWSSTALPGKVRVIQHIAGRSAAKEKNQAMIEAIKAAHFNQAKYQTTTIINADDAVVGTGMFVKSSAEKGKKENAHSQVILDDKSAVKNAWGLREKDSVIILLDKTGKVQFVKEGKLTDDEVKEVISRATALMAK, encoded by the coding sequence ATGAAAAAAATTATGCTTTTGAGTACAGTGATGGGCAGTTTAATCTCAATCAATGCATTCGCGCACAATATCCAACCAAATCAACTTTTAGCCAATGTAACGGTTTCGGATAAAGGCGAAATCACTTTAAATGGCAATGATGTAGCGTATAAATCGTGGAGCTCAACGGCATTACCTGGCAAAGTCCGTGTGATTCAGCATATTGCAGGTAGAAGTGCGGCAAAAGAGAAAAATCAAGCGATGATCGAAGCCATCAAAGCTGCTCATTTTAACCAAGCCAAATATCAAACCACGACCATTATTAATGCTGATGATGCCGTTGTGGGCACGGGTATGTTTGTGAAAAGTAGCGCAGAAAAAGGCAAAAAAGAAAATGCCCATAGCCAAGTGATTTTAGATGATAAAAGTGCGGTCAAAAATGCGTGGGGATTACGTGAAAAAGACAGCGTGATTATTTTGCTTGATAAAACCGGCAAGGTGCAATTTGTGAAAGAAGGTAAATTGACGGATGATGAAGTCAAAGAAGTGATTTCACGTGCAACAGCATTAATGGCGAAGTAA
- a CDS encoding zf-HC2 domain-containing protein: MKCRQATRLISDAQERSLMTKEKIGLNLHLAICTHCRKFQRNCGTLRKLMKDFKG, translated from the coding sequence ATGAAATGTCGCCAAGCGACTCGACTCATTTCAGATGCGCAAGAACGCTCATTAATGACTAAAGAAAAAATTGGGCTCAATTTGCATCTTGCCATCTGTACACATTGCCGTAAATTTCAACGAAATTGTGGCACATTGAGAAAATTAATGAAGGATTTCAAAGGATAA
- a CDS encoding sigma-70 family RNA polymerase sigma factor encodes MKTGISNKDLAQIREQMLKFATLQVGDSVLAEDLVQESFLSAFNHLEQFKRQAAFKTWVFAILKNKIIDFLRQKGKLVLETEIEDEEQTNHFFDEGGHWKAEHSPLDLELSESAVYSEEFWLIFETCLTCLPAKQAKIFMMREFLELSSEEICQENQLSISNLHTTLYRARLQLQNCLSHKL; translated from the coding sequence ATGAAAACTGGAATTTCCAATAAAGACTTGGCTCAAATTAGAGAGCAAATGCTGAAATTTGCCACATTACAGGTGGGCGATTCTGTATTAGCTGAAGATTTGGTGCAAGAGAGTTTTTTAAGTGCATTTAACCATCTTGAGCAATTTAAACGACAAGCGGCATTTAAGACCTGGGTCTTTGCTATCTTAAAAAATAAAATCATTGATTTTCTTCGTCAGAAAGGCAAATTAGTGCTAGAAACCGAAATTGAAGATGAAGAACAAACTAATCATTTCTTTGATGAAGGGGGCCACTGGAAAGCTGAACATTCTCCACTCGATCTCGAACTGAGCGAAAGTGCGGTCTATTCTGAAGAATTCTGGCTGATTTTTGAAACTTGCTTAACTTGCCTGCCAGCCAAACAAGCCAAGATTTTTATGATGAGAGAGTTTTTGGAATTATCTTCCGAAGAAATTTGCCAAGAAAATCAACTAAGCATAAGTAACTTGCACACGACACTCTATCGTGCTCGCTTACAACTTCAAAACTGCTTATCTCATAAACTTTAA
- the cysS gene encoding cysteine--tRNA ligase, with translation MLKIFNTLTREKEVFKPIHEGKVGMYVCGVTVYDLCHIGHGRTFVCFDVIARYLRSLGYDLTYVRNITDVDDKIIKRALENKETCDQLVDRMVQEMYKDFDALNVLRPDFEPRATHHIPEIIEIVEKLIARGHAYVADNGDVMFDVESFKEYGKLSRQDLDQLQAGARIEINEIKKNPMDFVLWKMSKENEPSWPSPWGAGRPGWHIECSAMNCKQLGEHFDIHGGGSDLMFPHHENEIAQSCCAHGGQYVNYWIHSGMIMVDKEKMSKSLGNFFTIRDVLNHYNAEAVRYFLLTAHYRSQLNYSEENLNLAQSALERLYTALRGTDQSAVAFGGENFVEAFREAMDDDFNTPNALSVLFEMAREINKLKTEDTEKANGLAARLRELAGILGLLQQDPEKFLQAGSDDDEVAKIEALIKQRNEARAAKDWAAADAARNELTAMGIVLEDGPNGTTWRKQ, from the coding sequence ATGTTAAAGATCTTTAATACCCTCACTCGAGAAAAAGAAGTGTTCAAACCTATCCATGAAGGAAAAGTGGGTATGTATGTGTGCGGCGTGACCGTTTACGATTTATGCCATATTGGCCACGGCCGTACCTTTGTATGTTTTGATGTGATTGCTCGCTATTTACGCTCTTTAGGCTACGATTTGACTTATGTGCGTAATATCACGGATGTAGACGATAAAATCATTAAACGTGCATTAGAAAACAAAGAAACCTGCGATCAACTTGTGGATCGTATGGTGCAAGAAATGTATAAAGATTTTGATGCATTAAACGTATTACGCCCTGATTTTGAGCCTCGTGCAACACACCATATCCCTGAAATTATTGAAATTGTGGAAAAATTGATTGCTCGTGGCCATGCTTATGTTGCAGACAATGGCGACGTGATGTTTGATGTGGAAAGCTTTAAAGAATACGGCAAATTATCGCGCCAAGATCTCGACCAATTACAAGCCGGTGCACGTATTGAAATTAATGAAATCAAGAAAAACCCAATGGATTTCGTGCTTTGGAAAATGTCGAAAGAAAACGAACCAAGCTGGCCATCACCATGGGGTGCGGGCCGTCCAGGTTGGCACATTGAATGTTCAGCAATGAACTGCAAACAACTTGGCGAACATTTTGATATTCACGGTGGCGGTTCTGACCTAATGTTCCCGCATCACGAAAATGAAATCGCCCAATCTTGCTGTGCTCATGGGGGCCAATATGTGAATTATTGGATCCATTCTGGCATGATTATGGTAGATAAAGAAAAAATGTCGAAATCCCTCGGCAACTTCTTCACTATTCGTGATGTATTAAACCACTACAATGCAGAAGCGGTGCGTTATTTCTTATTAACAGCACACTATCGCAGCCAACTCAATTATAGTGAAGAAAACCTGAATTTAGCACAAAGTGCATTAGAACGTTTGTACACCGCTTTACGTGGCACCGATCAAAGTGCGGTTGCTTTTGGTGGTGAAAATTTTGTGGAAGCCTTCCGTGAGGCAATGGATGATGATTTCAATACACCGAATGCCCTTTCTGTCTTATTTGAAATGGCTCGTGAAATCAATAAATTGAAAACTGAAGATACAGAAAAAGCCAATGGTCTTGCTGCTCGTTTACGTGAATTAGCGGGTATCTTAGGTTTACTTCAACAAGATCCAGAAAAATTCTTACAAGCGGGCTCTGACGATGATGAAGTCGCAAAAATTGAAGCGCTCATCAAACAACGCAACGAAGCGCGTGCTGCTAAAGATTGGGCTGCTGCAGATGCGGCTCGTAATGAACTCACTGCAATGGGAATTGTGTTAGAAGACGGCCCTAACGGCACGACGTGGCGTAAACAATAA
- a CDS encoding peptidylprolyl isomerase, with protein MVTLHTNFGDIKIKLDFDKAPITAENFLNYCKNGFYNNTIFHRVIDGFMIQGGGMESGMREKATNAPIQNEANNRLSNKRGTIAMARTSDPHSATAQFFINVADNDFLNYRSKEMFGREVVQEWGYAVFGEVVEGMDVVDKIKKVKTGNKGFHQDVPTEDVVITSVSVE; from the coding sequence ATGGTTACATTACACACAAATTTTGGCGATATTAAAATTAAACTTGATTTTGATAAAGCGCCAATCACCGCAGAAAACTTTTTAAATTATTGTAAAAACGGTTTCTATAATAACACAATTTTCCACCGTGTTATTGATGGATTTATGATCCAAGGTGGTGGTATGGAAAGCGGAATGCGTGAAAAAGCAACAAACGCACCGATCCAAAATGAAGCTAACAATCGTTTAAGCAATAAACGTGGCACAATCGCCATGGCGCGTACCTCTGATCCACATTCTGCAACGGCACAATTCTTTATTAACGTGGCAGATAATGACTTCTTAAACTACCGTTCAAAAGAGATGTTTGGCCGTGAAGTCGTGCAAGAATGGGGCTATGCCGTATTCGGTGAAGTGGTTGAAGGCATGGATGTGGTTGATAAAATCAAGAAAGTAAAAACCGGCAATAAAGGTTTCCACCAAGACGTTCCAACAGAAGATGTCGTGATTACATCAGTTTCTGTAGAATAA
- a CDS encoding TatD family hydrolase, whose amino-acid sequence MPFFDTHTHLDYLHHDTGEPLAQLVDNAKQADVQKILIVAVKESDFKTIQNMTVLFPEHLYCGLGLHPLYIKEHQEHDLEILDAALSVRNQNCTAVAEIGLECAIPDLLTDELWQKQQHFLESQLYLAKKYNLSINLHSRKSHEQLFRFLKQANLTKCGVVHGFSGSYDQAKRFVDLGYKIGVGGTITYERANKTRQAIAKLPLEALVLETDTPDMPVFGFQGQPNRPERIVHTFEALCRLRSENAEVIKETAWQNSLTLFG is encoded by the coding sequence ATGCCTTTCTTCGATACACATACCCATCTTGATTATCTTCATCATGATACTGGTGAGCCATTAGCTCAGCTGGTGGATAACGCTAAGCAAGCTGATGTGCAGAAAATCTTGATTGTGGCGGTAAAAGAGTCGGATTTTAAAACGATCCAAAATATGACCGTACTTTTTCCTGAGCATCTTTATTGTGGACTTGGATTACATCCTCTTTATATCAAAGAGCATCAAGAGCATGATTTAGAGATATTGGATGCGGCATTATCCGTTCGTAATCAAAATTGTACAGCCGTAGCAGAAATAGGCTTAGAATGTGCGATTCCAGATTTATTAACGGATGAATTATGGCAAAAGCAGCAGCACTTTTTGGAAAGTCAGCTTTATTTAGCGAAGAAATACAATCTGTCGATCAATTTACATAGTCGTAAATCCCACGAGCAATTATTCCGCTTTTTGAAACAGGCTAATTTGACAAAATGTGGTGTGGTGCATGGTTTTTCAGGAAGTTACGATCAAGCAAAACGATTTGTGGATTTAGGCTATAAAATTGGCGTAGGCGGCACTATTACTTATGAACGCGCGAATAAAACGCGCCAAGCGATTGCGAAGTTGCCATTAGAGGCGTTGGTGTTAGAAACGGATACACCAGATATGCCGGTGTTTGGTTTTCAAGGACAACCTAATCGACCAGAACGGATTGTTCACACCTTTGAGGCGTTATGTCGTTTAAGAAGCGAAAATGCTGAAGTGATTAAAGAAACGGCTTGGCAGAATAGCTTAACCTTATTCGGTTAA
- the nrdG gene encoding anaerobic ribonucleoside-triphosphate reductase-activating protein, protein MNYLQYYPTDVVNGEGTRCTLFVSGCTHGCRGCYNQKSWSFDNGVLFDEAMEQQIINDLKDTRIKRQGLTLSGGDPMHPRNVEALLPFVKRVKKECPDKDIWVWTGYKLDELDDYQRQMLPYIDVLIDGKFIQEQADPSLVWRGSANQVIYRFKV, encoded by the coding sequence ATGAACTATCTCCAATACTACCCTACTGATGTTGTAAATGGCGAAGGCACCCGTTGTACCCTTTTCGTTAGCGGTTGTACGCATGGTTGCCGTGGTTGCTACAATCAAAAGAGCTGGTCTTTTGATAATGGCGTATTATTTGATGAAGCGATGGAACAACAGATTATCAATGATTTAAAAGATACGCGCATTAAACGTCAAGGGCTCACGCTTTCAGGTGGGGATCCGATGCATCCTCGTAATGTTGAAGCTTTACTTCCTTTTGTAAAACGGGTAAAAAAAGAATGCCCCGATAAGGACATTTGGGTGTGGACGGGATATAAACTCGACGAACTTGATGATTATCAACGTCAAATGTTGCCTTATATTGACGTGCTCATTGATGGAAAATTTATACAAGAACAGGCTGACCCAAGCTTAGTTTGGCGTGGTTCAGCCAATCAAGTGATTTATCGTTTTAAGGTTTAA